The Desulfomonilia bacterium genomic sequence AAGAGCCGTAAGCTTATTGATGTAATCAATCAACTTCCAAATATCTTTCCCGGAAGCGTTTCCCCTAATAGATTGGATATATAAATATCATAGATTGTCGATGCAATATTTATACCAGCGATCAAATATTTATAACAATCTAGTAACATATAGTAAATAAATGAATTATAACCTTTCTAGCGGAAGGAGGTGGCAGAGTAAAAGACAGAAAAATCGTAACGTATTCTGACGTAAATAAAATCTAGTAAGATGTAACAATATGTTGTGTATAGGGTTATCGATAAGTGTCGAAATATTTGACGTTTTACAATACAATTGGTGGATCGATTACTGAGGATTGTTCCTGCACGTAGAACAGGGCGGTGACCGGCAAGGCCAGGTGCACGGTGGTCGTCGGTTGTATGGCGGTCTCGCCGATGGTAAATTCAGCTTCCTGCGGTTCGCCGGTCTGAGGATTCCAGATCCTAAAAGCCTTGCTGCCATGTAGAACTACCTGGGTATCGATCGGCTTGTCAGTGGAATTGGGAAAGAAATATACGTCTTTACCTCCCTTTATCTTCTGGATATAAGTCAGCGCACCGTCATAATCGGGACTCTTCTTGAGGAGTAGAATCGGTTGTCGGACGTGCACGTTCCGCAGTGGCAAGACATGATTCAAGGCCCATTGTAGCACCCAGGGCTACTGTTGCGGGAGAAAATCGGCTTGACCTCCCTTCTGTTAGCGCCGGTCAAAAAGGGGGCCAAAAACGCCGGAATAAAATGGTGCCAGGTCAGTTTCAGGCATAGGTCTGCGTATTCTCCTTAAAAAGCGAGACAGAAAGTTCTCCCTACTCCAAAGAAAAAGGCTTTAGAAAAACATTCGAGTATTTCTCCTGCGCAGTCCGGATCTTCGTGAGCGTTGGAATTCAAACTCTGTTTTTCGTATCTGCCTTGACCGTTTCCAATACCAGATAGAGCTTGTCCGCGCTGTTGACCTTGCCCGACACGCACCATACATGGTTTGGCGTGATGATTTGGGCTTTGGTGAAGTCATAGAGCCGATACAAGCGCTTGGTATGCAGGTCTTTCATGACAAACACGACACAGGATGAACATTCCGTCCGGGAGAGCAAAACCAGGTTATTTGCGCTGAAGTTAAACATAGGTAGTTCTTCTCGGAAGATTCGGGGCGCAGCCTACGCAGGCTACGCCCCCTCTGCAGCGCCGATGAGGGGTTAGCCCGCCGGACTCCTCCGGAGAGGGTTATCATCACAGAGCGGCGCCTGATCAGGCGGCAACCCATTTAGGTTGCTGTGCCATTTTTCGGAGTGCGCCAGGTCGGACCGGCCAGGAGGAAAACCTCGGAGTTTTCGACCAGACGATCGGCGATGGCGGCGGCAATGGTGGTATTGAAGAGGATGTTGCCCCATTCGGAGAAAATCGTATTGGTAGTAATAATCGTACTCCGACGTTCGGCGTGTCGGGTGGAGATGACCTGATAGAACAGATTGGAAGTCTGCTGATCCAAGGACAGATACCCTAATTCGTCGACCACCAATAAAAGAGGATCGGTATAGATTTTCAGCTTGCGGACCAGGGAATGATCGGCTTGGGAGGCGACCAGCTGATTGAGCATGTGCATGGCGGGAGTGAACAGGACTCTCAGATTGGCCTGACATGCTTTCCAGCCGAAGATTTTAGACAAGAAGGTCTTGCCGGTACCGGGATTACCGATCAGGATGATATTGGTACCCTGACGGATGAAATCCAGGTCGAGAAGATGCAGAATCTTGCTTTTTATCTGCTGCCTGGACTTGTGATGCTGGAAATGGAACGACTCGATTCCGGGACGAGCCTGCAACTTGGACAAACGAAAGCGGCGTTCGACGGAACGGCTTTGCCGTCCATCGAGTTCCAGGTCGACGAGCCATTCCAGAGTATGGGCCGGGCTGAGGCACTTGTCGGCGGCGTCCGTCAGGATGCGGTCGAGTTCCTGAGCCATGAAGTCGAGATGGAGTTGGGAGAGTTTAGCGGATAAGGATGTCATGATTTATTCCTCCGGGGGAAGAAGGAGAGCGTCATAGTCGAGCAGCGACAGCGGATCGGTCGACAAGGCATTCCATCGAGGATCCTGCAAACGCAGAGGCGGTTGGATGTCCCGGGGCGATTGTTCTTGCAGGAGAATATTGGCGATGTAATCGGACCCAAAGGCGCCCAGGCTTTGCGCTTTGCGAATGGCAACGAGGACGGATTCCGGGCCATATTGTCGCACCAACAGGAGCAGTTCCTGGATTTGCCGGGAGAGAGAACGATCGGTATCGGCCAGATGGCGCAAATAGGATTCTCCCGTTTCGCCGAGTCCGGCGATCAATTGCCGGTGAGCGGCGGAACGTTCCGCGGATGGTCTTTGTTGAAGCAATTCCTTTTCGAACCGTTCTGCGCCGAGGGTTTGTCCCCGTTGCCAGCAGCGGGAGTAACGGGCGACTTCCCGGGCTTGATGGTAGATGGCCACGGATTGAGAATCGGCCCGTACCGTGAGGCGGAATCCGATATAAGCCGGAGGGACGCAGTAGCGATTGCCGTCGAAGCATAAGCGAATGTCCTTGTGTACCAGGGCCAGGGCCGTGTCGCGATAATCCGGCAGCTGAGGCGGAAGCGGAGAGAGACATTCCGGACGAAAGCGCTCCTGGGGAGACTGGCGCGTTTCCCGGTGAATACGCGTATTGGCATACTGCTCCAGCCATTGGCGGGCTTGGGAGTTGACATCGGCCAGATCGGTGAAGGTACGCAAGGGCCAGAAGTTTTGCCGCAGATATTTGATGCTGCTTTCCACTTTGCCCTTTTCCCATCCGGCCGCACGGTTGCAGGCTCGGGGATAAAAATCCAGCTCGCGGGCAAAGGCCAGGAAGCGGGGGAGGAAGCGAACGATTCGGCCGTCATGTTCGGCTACGGCCGTGGCCAGATTGTCATAGAGACATTCTCGGGCCAGGCCGCCCATGAACCGAAAGGCATGTAGGTGGCAACGAACGAAGGTCTCGAAGCATTGGCTATGGGTAAACTCGGCATACATTCGCCGGCTATGACATTCTACACAAGAGAAGGCATAGAGCTTGCGTTTGTCTCCTCGGTAATCCAAGACGTCGAAATGGCCCCAGTCGATTTGAAAACAATCTCCGGGGCCGGATTCGATACGCAGATAAGCACGTGGTGGCTTCCGGATCTGGCGCAGAGTGGCGATATATGTCTGGAGAATGGTTCGGCCACCGGTGAAACCGTGCTCGCGTAGCTTTTGCCTAATGACCACGGAGCTGACCTGAGGACATTGTTCGAGCCACTCCCGGATCCATGCTTTGAAGGGGTCCAGTTTGCTGCTTCGTGGTTTTCGGCACACAGCCTTGGCCAGAGGATTATCCAGGTATTTGTGGACGGTTTTGCGGTTGATATGGAGCTGACGTGCGATCTCCCTTGCGGAGAGCTTGAGTTCATGAGACAGGCGGTAGATTGCTTCGATGGTTTTGGGACCCGTAGACATTGGTTTTCTCCTTCCAGAATCCCTTATAGCTCGGAGGAGCGGAGGAGGCCAAAAGGTTGTTCTTTACAATCACGTCGAGCAGCAGGCGGTTGCCTCCCTAACCGCATGAAATAGCAACACTTGAGGAACAGCCAAGTTGTTCTTTACAATCTCCTCCCATCCCGGGCCACTCATCCAAACCTCAGCGGAGATCTGTTTGACATCGATAGCCAAGTTGTTCTTTACAATCCTGGAGAGCTTACGCTTATGGTTTCGTGTAAGCTGCTTTTGCCGATTGAGCCGGCAATAAGCCTCATGTTGGGAGCGATAATGACGTTGGTATTCCGGATGATTATCGCGCCACTTTCGCTGACTGTCGGTGCAGGATTGACGGTAATCGACGTCGGTGGCGATTTTATGCCGATGGTAATCTCTTCGTCTGCGTCTTTGACAGGCAGGAGATAGGCAAACGGTCTGTCGCGGATGAAAAGGAGAAGGGTTAAACGGATGGTGGCAATAGCAGCAAATAGGTTTCCTGGATTTCATTCTTAAAACTCCGGGT encodes the following:
- the istA gene encoding IS21 family transposase, coding for MSTGPKTIEAIYRLSHELKLSAREIARQLHINRKTVHKYLDNPLAKAVCRKPRSSKLDPFKAWIREWLEQCPQVSSVVIRQKLREHGFTGGRTILQTYIATLRQIRKPPRAYLRIESGPGDCFQIDWGHFDVLDYRGDKRKLYAFSCVECHSRRMYAEFTHSQCFETFVRCHLHAFRFMGGLARECLYDNLATAVAEHDGRIVRFLPRFLAFARELDFYPRACNRAAGWEKGKVESSIKYLRQNFWPLRTFTDLADVNSQARQWLEQYANTRIHRETRQSPQERFRPECLSPLPPQLPDYRDTALALVHKDIRLCFDGNRYCVPPAYIGFRLTVRADSQSVAIYHQAREVARYSRCWQRGQTLGAERFEKELLQQRPSAERSAAHRQLIAGLGETGESYLRHLADTDRSLSRQIQELLLLVRQYGPESVLVAIRKAQSLGAFGSDYIANILLQEQSPRDIQPPLRLQDPRWNALSTDPLSLLDYDALLLPPEE
- the istB gene encoding IS21-like element helper ATPase IstB yields the protein MTSLSAKLSQLHLDFMAQELDRILTDAADKCLSPAHTLEWLVDLELDGRQSRSVERRFRLSKLQARPGIESFHFQHHKSRQQIKSKILHLLDLDFIRQGTNIILIGNPGTGKTFLSKIFGWKACQANLRVLFTPAMHMLNQLVASQADHSLVRKLKIYTDPLLLVVDELGYLSLDQQTSNLFYQVISTRHAERRSTIITTNTIFSEWGNILFNTTIAAAIADRLVENSEVFLLAGPTWRTPKNGTAT